The window AGCAGGTTCCATTGGACGACCGCCATTCCTATTCGAAGGAATATCTGACCAACAGGATAAAGATCATGCTGGGTGGCCGCACTGCGGAAGAAATCATCTTCAATCAGTTCACCACCGGGGCCAGCAACGACCTGCAGTCAGCAACGGAAATCGCGACAAAAATGATCTGCCAGTGGGGGATGAGTGAAATACTGGGCCCCAGGGCATACACCAGAGACGACCAGGGATTTCTGGGCGGCAACAACGACAAGCTTCTGTACAGTGAAGAAACGGCCATGGCCATCGACAAGGAAATCAATCAGCTGATCGAAGATTGCTACCAGGAGGCCATGATCATCCTGGAAGGAAGAACCAACTACCTGCACAGTTTAGCGGAAGTTCTCCTCAAGAAAGAAACTATCGGCATAGAAGAGGTGGACGCAATTGTTTCCGGCTACAAACAGTATGATGCATGATTTTTGCGACACATTTGCAACCCCAATCTTATACCGGAACCCCATCCCTACCATCCTGACAAATTTACCGAGAGTGTTGCAATATCTGTAGCATGCAACACTTTTCCGCCACAATAGTGTTGCATGCTACACTTTTGTGGTTGCAACCATTCTTCCCGCCAGTCTGTCAATCCGGAAATAAACCACCTAACCGGCTTTTTCTCTTTGCCAACTCTCACTTTCCAGACACATCAGGATATTTCTCACACAGAGAATGTTTGGCATCATACCTGCAAAACAGAGAAACCGACAAACATAGATCAACCGCTTTTTTCATACAAATCGTTAATGGAGAAGGAGAAACTATGACACACGATCACCAGAGAAAAATCATCCTGATTCTGCTCACCTTGCTGATCTTCAGTGGGCCTTTCGCAGCATGCCTGGCTGAAACAGGCCCGGAGACTGTGGAGTTGGCCAGCCTCGGCAACTTCTACGACGCAGTCATTTTCAACCACAGCATGCACGTTGACCTGGCCGAAGGAAAATGCGCCAAATGCCATCACCACACGACCGGGACTGCCCCGGAAAATCCGAAATGCCTCCGGTGCCACAAGGGTGGACACGAGTCAGGAAGCATGGCATGCCAGGAGTGCCACCCGGCCAAAAGATTTGAAGC of the Pseudomonadota bacterium genome contains:
- a CDS encoding cytochrome c family protein, which produces MTHDHQRKIILILLTLLIFSGPFAACLAETGPETVELASLGNFYDAVIFNHSMHVDLAEGKCAKCHHHTTGTAPENPKCLRCHKGGHESGSMACQECHPAKRFEAAYLSEVASNTQLYHIDKPGLKGAYHQNCLGCHQETGGPTGCQDCHARNKKGDEIFHSGEFAPISKADAAGH